Proteins encoded within one genomic window of Lysinibacillus louembei:
- a CDS encoding DUF1189 family protein encodes MKLKHSQLFLASLYEPKKLAAYRIMPIGKVIQYAFLLITAMTVFSLGKFFNNEASQIFAYKEIEEFASDLKWLVYAISIVFLFVMNTLILFAKISVYAYVGQLFLKPMKRRGEYRQVWRTATFAITWEVILSIILSLFAISSTISILLFIIVTMSILFMALKSYPKMPQA; translated from the coding sequence ATGAAATTAAAACATTCACAGCTTTTTCTTGCTAGCCTATACGAGCCAAAAAAGCTTGCCGCTTATAGAATTATGCCGATTGGCAAAGTGATTCAATATGCCTTTTTACTCATCACCGCAATGACTGTTTTTTCACTCGGCAAATTTTTCAATAATGAAGCTAGTCAAATTTTTGCCTACAAGGAAATAGAGGAATTTGCAAGTGACTTAAAGTGGCTTGTTTATGCCATTTCTATCGTTTTTTTATTCGTCATGAACACCCTTATTTTATTTGCTAAAATTAGCGTTTATGCTTATGTCGGTCAGCTATTTTTAAAGCCGATGAAACGCCGTGGCGAATATCGACAAGTTTGGCGAACAGCTACCTTTGCCATTACATGGGAAGTCATCTTATCAATTATTTTAAGCCTTTTTGCTATCTCATCGACAATCTCCATTTTGCTATTTATCATTGTTACAATGAGCATTTTATTCATGGCATTAAAAAGCTATCCGAAAATGCCTCAGGCTTAG
- a CDS encoding DUF456 domain-containing protein — translation MDIIAWILIIACFVISFVGLVYPIIPSVLFIAAGFLIYGLFYTFALPWWFWVIEVLFVVLLFAADTIANLVGVKKFGGSKAGMWGSTIGLLIGPFVIPLAGILIGPFLGAVIAELLVERTTIKQAVRTGVGSVVGFLTSVAAKGTIQAVMILVFVIAI, via the coding sequence ATGGATATTATTGCATGGATATTAATTATTGCCTGTTTTGTTATTAGCTTTGTCGGTTTAGTTTATCCAATTATCCCATCCGTATTATTTATTGCGGCAGGCTTTCTTATTTATGGATTGTTTTACACATTCGCACTACCTTGGTGGTTCTGGGTGATTGAAGTGTTGTTCGTTGTATTATTGTTTGCAGCGGATACGATTGCCAATTTAGTTGGTGTCAAAAAATTCGGTGGCTCAAAGGCGGGCATGTGGGGAAGTACCATTGGGCTGTTGATTGGACCATTCGTCATCCCATTAGCAGGTATTTTAATTGGGCCATTTTTAGGTGCCGTTATTGCGGAATTACTTGTTGAAAGAACAACAATTAAGCAGGCGGTTCGCACAGGGGTAGGCTCTGTTGTTGGATTTTTAACATCTGTTGCAGCAAAGGGAACGATT